CCTGACGGCCGGGGAGGAGGAACGCCGGGTCCAGCTCGTGCTCACCCCGGCCGGCGAGGGCAGGTTCGTCGCGCAGTCGCTCGGCCTGGCGCGCGCGGACGCCCCCCTCGCCGACGAGTCATGGCAGGTGCACGCCGAGGGTCGGCTGCGGACGGCCGACGCCGCCGAACAGGCCGGGGCCCGGACGGACCCGGCGGGCTACCGCGCGGGCAGTCCGGTCCCCGCCGCCGAGCTCTACCCGCTGTTCGAGAAGCACGGCTTCCGGTTCGGTCCCGCGTTCCAGTGGATCAAGGAGCTGCGCCTGACCGGCGAGGACAGCACCGGCGACGTCGACTTCGCGGCCTCCTCGCCGCGGGAGCGGACGATGGCGCTGCTCGACTCCTGCGTCCAGCTGGCGATCGCGGCACGGATCGTCCGCGAGGCCCCCGACGACGGTGTGCTGCTGCCCTTCCGCATCGAACGGGCCGTGTTCCACGCGTCCCGGAGCACGTCGGAATCCGGTGTCGTCCTCATCCGGCACCGTTCGGCCGAGGCCACGCGGGCCGTGGCCGACGTCTCGCTGACCGACCACGAGGGCAACCCGCTGCTCGACCTCTTCGGCCTGGAACTGCGGGCGGTGTCCTTCCGCTCGCCCCCGGCCGCCGCACCGGAAGGCTCCCTGACCGAGGCGCGGATCTACGTCGAGGAATGGGAGCTGGGCAAGCCGACCGACGGCGCGCCGACCGTGGCCGGACCGTGGATCGTGCTCGCCGACCGCGGGGGCCACTGGCGTCACGCGGTCACGGCACTGGAGACGCGTGGCAGCCGCTGCGTGATCGTCGAGGCGGGCGAGGAGTTCGTACGCCACGACGCCTCCCACTACGCCCTCGACCCCGCCGACGCCGACCACCTGACGCGGCTCCTGCGCGACACCGGGACCGCGAGCGTGCTGCACTGCCTCGGGCTGGACGAGCCCGGCCCGGCCGGACAGGAGACGCGGACCGCCTGCGGCAGCCTGCCCGCCCTCGTGCGGGCCGCCGAACGCGCGGGCCGGACACCGGCCGCCGTGGTGCTGCTCACCCGCGGCGCGGTCGCCGTCCGCGAGTCCGCCGAGGCCCGCGATCCGCACGGCGCGATGCTGTGGGGGCTGGGCAGGAGCGCGGCACTCGAAGCACCACAGCTCGACGTGCGGCTCCTGGACGTGGATCCGTACGACGCCGCCCGCGCACTGGGCATGCTGCCCGAGGTGGTCGCCACGCCCGACGCCCCGGCGGAGGCCGCGATCCGGGACGGCCGCGTCCACCTGCCCACCCTGCGCCACGAGACGGCACCGACGGCACCGACGGCGCCGCCGGTCCGGCTCGGCGCGGACGGGTGCTACCTGATCACCGGCGGAACCGGGGCGCTCGGACTGCGCACCGCGGCATGGCTGGCCCGGCACGGGGTGCGCCACCTGGTGCTCGCCTCCCGCCGCGGCCCCGGGGCGGGCATCGACGAGCAGGTCCGCGAGCTGGAGCAGCTGGGTGCGCGGGTCACCGTCGTCGGCCTCGACGTGACGGACGAGGCGGCGGTCGTTCAGCTGGTCGAACGCGCACAACGCGAGTGGGGCGGCCTGAAGGGCGTCGTGCACGCGGCCGGCGTGGTCGACGACGCGGTGCTGCCGCAGCTGAGTTGGGACCGCTTCCGGGCGGTGCTCGAACCGAAGGTGACGGGCGGCCGGCACCTGCACCGCGCCACCCTCGGCCTCGACCTCGACCACTTCGTCCTCTTCGCCTCCACGGCCGGTCTGCTCGGGTCGCCCGGACAGGCGCACTACGCTGCCGCCAACGCCTTCCTCGACGGGCTCGCCCACCACCGGCGAGGGCTGGGGCTTCCCGCACTCAGCGTCGACTGGGGACCGTGGGAGGCCGGCATGGTGACGCAACTGAGCCGACGCCTGCGGGACCGGATCGCGGACACCGGATTCACCCCGCTGGAGACCGGTCCTGCGTTCGCCGCGCTCGACCGGCTGCTGGCCGGGCCCGGCGGCCAGTACGGCGTCTTCGCCGTCGACTGGGCCCGCTATCTGGCCCGGTTCCCCGGAACCAGGACCGTCACCACGGACGACGCGCCGGGAAGGCCCGCCCAGGACGGAGCGGAGGCGGTCGGGCGGCTGCGGCGGGAGTGGCCCGGCGCCGTACCGGAACGCCGCCGCGAGCTGGTGTTCGACTACCTGCGCGGCATGCTGGCCACCCGGCTCGGCATGCCGGGGACCGCTGTCGACGAGGACCTCTCGCTCTCCGCGGCGGGACTCGACTCGCTCGTGGCGGTCGAGGTGCGCGGCCAGGTCTTCCGCGACCTGGACGTCGACCTGCCGCTCACCGGCCTCCTCGAAGGCAAGGCCGTGCGCCTGCTCGTCGACGAGCTCGCTGAGCTCCTGACGCGCGACGCGCCCGCCGGGACGGTTCCTGCCCAGGCGGCACCGTCCATGACGGCACCGGCCGAGGCACCCTCCGGGACGGAACCCTTCTCGCCGGAAGAGGCGGAACGCCTCCTGGCCAACCTCGACTCGCTGACCGAGGACCAGATCCAGGCGTTGCTGCCCTGGCTGGCCGATCAGGACGGAACCTCATGACCGACTACGACGTCCGGAAGAAACTGGAGGCGGCGCTCCGGTCGCGGGCCGGCACGGCACGCACCGGCCACCCGCTCTCGTACGCCCAGCGCCCGCTGCTCATGCTGCACCGGATGAACCCGGACAGCGCGTCCTACAACGTCGCGTTCACCGCCCGGTTCACCGACGGATTCGACCCCACCGCCTTCCGCGGCGCGACCCAGTCGCTCGTCGGGCGGCACGCGGCCCTGCGCACCACCTTCGGCCGCGTGGGCGCGGACAGGGACGACGGCGCGGGCCGCCAGACCGTGCACGGCTGGCTCGAACCCGACTTCGCCGAGCTGGACGCCCGTGACTGGACCGAGCAGCAGCTGTACGACGCGGTGCGCGGCGCCCACCGCGAGCCGTTCGACCTCACGGCCGGGCCGCTCATCCGCGTACGGGTGTACACGGGGGCGACGGGAGAGGCCGTCGTCCTGCTCGCCCTCCACCACGTGGTGTGCGACTTCTGGTCCCTCGGCGTCATCGTGTCGGAACTGGAGCAGCTCTACCTCGCGGAGGCCGAACGGCGTCCGGCGCGGCTGCCCGCCCACAACGTCCCGTACAGCGACTTCGTCTCCTACCAGCGCGACCTGATCGCGGGTGAGAAGGGCGGCAGGGCACGCGCCTACTGGCACGACCAGCTCTCCGGCCCGCTCGAACCTGCCGCGTGGCCCCGGTTCGAACTGGACCCGGCCGACGCCGAAGAGGGCGGATCCATTGTGTTCCCCCTCTCCGCCGAGCTCGCCCGCGGTGTGTTCGCGCTGGCTCAGGAGGAGGGGGTCACGCCCTACGCCGTGCTCCTGACGGCCTTCCAGGTCCTCGTCGGCCGGTACACCGGACAGCGTGACGTGCTGGTGGGGACCCCGGTCGCGGGCCGCACCGACCCGGCGCTGGCCGAGTGCGTCGGAAACTTCGTCAACCCCGTGGTGCTGCGCGCCGATCTGCGTTCGGCGGGGTCGTTCCGCGAGCAGCTCGGCCGGACCCGCCGCACCGTCGTGGAGGCGCTCGAGCACCAGGACTACCCCTTCGAGCTGCTCGTCAGTGAGCTGGCCCCGCGCCGGGTGGACGACCGCAACCCGGTCTTCCAGGCCATGTTCAGCTACCAGAAGCCCAGCAGGTACCCGGCGTTGGCGGGCCTGTACGTGGCCGACGAGGGCGCGTCCCCGGTCCCCTGGGCCGGTCTGACCGCGACGCCGTTCCGGCTGGACCAGCAGGACGACCAGCTCGAACTCGTGCTGGAGGTCGTGCACGACGGCGACCGGCTCGTCGGACTGCTCAAGTACCGCAAGTCCGTCTTCTCCCCCCTGGCGGCCCGTCAGGCGGCCGACAACTACGTGGCGCTGCTCACGGCCGCGCTCGCCGACCCCGGCCGCGGGGTGGCGGAGCTGCCCATGGCGACCGAGGTCGAACCCGGCATCGACCGGCCCGCCGCTCCGACGCGGGAAGCCGTCGGCGCGGTCCGGCGGGGCGAACCCGGCGGCCCGGCGCCGATCGTCCACGAGCGGCGCGTGACCGCCGCCTGGCAACAGGTGCTCGGACGCGAGGGCATCGGGCCCGACGACAACTTCTTCGATCTCGGCGGCAACTCCATGCTGCTGATGCAGGTGCACGCGCTGCTCGCCGACGAGTCCGCCGAGACACCGCTGACGGTGAACGAGATGTTCCGCTATCCGACGGTGACCTCCCTGGCCCGGCGCCTCGGCCCGGCCGCCGCCACGGCCGGCGCGAGCCCCGCCCGGGGCCGGGCGACGAGCCGGCGGGCACAGCTGGCCGACGGCACGGCCCGCAGCGCGCGGCTGCGCGCGCGGGAGCGGAACCGCCCGGGCGCCCAGGGAGGCGACGATGTCTGACGCCGAAGAGACCGGCCCGCCGGTCCGGCCGAACGACGTGGCCGTGATCGGCATGAGCGGCCGGTTCCCCGGCGCCGCCGACCTGGACCGGTTCTGGAGCAGGCTCCGCGCCGGGGACGACCTGCTGACCACGTTCACCGACGAGCAGCTCGCGGCCGCGGGGGCACCGGAGAAGGTGCTGCGCGACCCCTGCTTCGTCAAGCGGGCCGCGGTCCTGCCGGACGCGTTCGGCTTCGACCACGAGTTCTTCGGCTACACCCGGCGCGAAGCGAAACTGCTCGACCCGCAGCAGCGGATCCTGCTCGAAGTCGCGTGGGAGCTGCTCGAAACCGTCGGCTACTCCGGCGGCGCGGACGACCAGGCCATCGGCGTGTTCGCCGGCGCGTCGATGAACACGTACCTGACCAACGTCGTGGCCCGTTCCTGCGATCCGCTGGGCTACGACGGCACCGAGCTCATGATCGCCAACGACAAGGACTACCTGACCACCCGGATCTCGTACAAGCTGGGCCTCACCGGTCCCAGCATCAATGTGCAGACCGCCTGTTCGACGTCGCTGGTGGCGGTGCACCTGGCGGTGCAGAGCCTGCTCACGGGCGAGTGCGACATCGCCCTGGCGGGCGGTGTCTCGGTGATCGCCAACAACTACCCGGGTTACGTCTTCAGCGAGGGAATGATCCTGTCCCCGGACGGACGGTGCCGGCCGTTCGACGCCGACGGAGCGGGCACCACGTTCGGCGACGGTGTGGGTCTGGTCGCCCTGAAGCGGCTGGCCGAGGCGATCGAGGACGGTGACCGGATCCTCGCCGTGGTCAAGGGCTCCGCGATCAACAACGACGGCTCCGACAAGATCGGCTACACCGCCCCGAGCATCGGCGGCCAACGAGCGGTGATCACCGAGGCGCAGGCGGTCGCCGGAGTGGACAGCGACACCGTCACGTACGTCGAGGCGCACGGCACCGCGACGGCCCTGGGCGACCCCATCGAGTTCGCCGCGCTGAGCGAGGCCTTCGTGGACGGCGGCGCCCGGCCGGGGCGGTGCGCCCTCGGCTCGGTCAAGGCGAACGTCGGGCACCTCGCCGCCGCGGCGGGAATCACCGGCTTCATCAAGACGGTCCTGGCGCTGCACCACCGTGAGATCCCGGGCCACCCCGGCTTCACCCGCCCGAACCCCCGGATCGACCTGGACGGCAGCCCGTTCCACATCAACACCTCGTCGGCGGCGTGGCCGTCCGGCGAAACCCCCCGGCGGGCCGGGGTCAGCTCGTTCGGCATCGGCGGCACCAACGCCCACGTCGTCCTCGAAGAGGCACCCGCGCCGCCCGGCACGCCACAGCCGGCGGTCGCCCCGCAGCTGCTCGCGGTGAGCGCCAGGAGCGGCACGGCCCTGCGCGAACTGACCGCCCGGCTGGCCGACGCGCTGGAGGGCCCGGACGCACCCGACCTCGCCGACGCGGCGTACACGCTGCGGCGGGGGCGGCGTGCCTTCCCGCACCGCTGTGCCGTCGTCGCGGACGACCGCGCCACGGCCGCGGCCCGACTGCGGGCACTCGCCGACGGGCAGACCGCGGGCCCGCCGCCGGAGGGGACGGCACCGGCCGTCTCCTTCCTGTTCGGTGAGGTTCCGGCCGACGAGTTCCGGACGTTGGCCGCGCGGCTGCCGGCCGTCGCCGACCTCGTGGAGCGGAATTTCCCGCCCTCCGGCACCGCGGACGACGACCCGGTGGCCGCTCGGGTGACGGCGACTCAGGCGCTCGCGACCCTGTGGGCGGAGTCCGGTGTACGACCCGCCGCGGTCGGCGGAGCCGGGGCCGGCGAGGTCCTCGCGGCCTGCTTCGCCGGTGCCCTCTCGCCGTCCGACGCGATGGCGCTGCTGTCCTGGCGGGCCGGGAGGCTCGACCGCGCCCCCGAGATCCGGCCGAGGGTGCCGGACATCCCCGTCCTGTCGGCCGTCGTCGGCGGGGAGCTGCCGCAGGCGCGCGCGCTCGACCCGCAGCACTGGACCCGGGACGTTTGGGAGGGCGACCGGCCCGCCGAGGCCTTCTCGGGCCGGTCGGGGGACGGGGCGGCCGTGCTCGCCATCGGCACCCCGCCCGACGCACTGCCGAAGGACTCGGTCCTCGGCGCCGACGCGGCTCTGCCGCCCGTGGAACGGCTGCTGACCGCCGCGGCACGGCTGTGGACCGCGGGTGTGCCGGTGGACTGGTCGGACTGGTCCGGCGGGGCGGGGCGCCGCGTTCCGCTGCCTGCCCACCCACTGAACCGCACCTTCCTCCGCATCGAGCCGCCCGCTGCCACCGGGACGCGGGAGCCGGTGCGCGTCCAGGGTCCGGCCCCGTTGCTCTACACACAGTCTTGGCAGCGCCTCGACCCCGTGACGGACGCGCACGCGCGGAGCACGCAACCCGCGGGCCCGTGGCTGCTGTTCGCGGACTCCGGTGGTG
The sequence above is a segment of the Streptomyces sp. Je 1-369 genome. Coding sequences within it:
- a CDS encoding beta-ketoacyl synthase N-terminal-like domain-containing protein, whose translation is MSDAEETGPPVRPNDVAVIGMSGRFPGAADLDRFWSRLRAGDDLLTTFTDEQLAAAGAPEKVLRDPCFVKRAAVLPDAFGFDHEFFGYTRREAKLLDPQQRILLEVAWELLETVGYSGGADDQAIGVFAGASMNTYLTNVVARSCDPLGYDGTELMIANDKDYLTTRISYKLGLTGPSINVQTACSTSLVAVHLAVQSLLTGECDIALAGGVSVIANNYPGYVFSEGMILSPDGRCRPFDADGAGTTFGDGVGLVALKRLAEAIEDGDRILAVVKGSAINNDGSDKIGYTAPSIGGQRAVITEAQAVAGVDSDTVTYVEAHGTATALGDPIEFAALSEAFVDGGARPGRCALGSVKANVGHLAAAAGITGFIKTVLALHHREIPGHPGFTRPNPRIDLDGSPFHINTSSAAWPSGETPRRAGVSSFGIGGTNAHVVLEEAPAPPGTPQPAVAPQLLAVSARSGTALRELTARLADALEGPDAPDLADAAYTLRRGRRAFPHRCAVVADDRATAAARLRALADGQTAGPPPEGTAPAVSFLFGEVPADEFRTLAARLPAVADLVERNFPPSGTADDDPVAARVTATQALATLWAESGVRPAAVGGAGAGEVLAACFAGALSPSDAMALLSWRAGRLDRAPEIRPRVPDIPVLSAVVGGELPQARALDPQHWTRDVWEGDRPAEAFSGRSGDGAAVLAIGTPPDALPKDSVLGADAALPPVERLLTAAARLWTAGVPVDWSDWSGGAGRRVPLPAHPLNRTFLRIEPPAATGTREPVRVQGPAPLLYTQSWQRLDPVTDAHARSTQPAGPWLLFADSGGVCDALADALRGRGASVVVVRHGDAFGRTEDGSFVVDPADAGDFERLFAAIAADGQAPERVMHFWSLDIASGRSTLAGLDRACDLGLFSVLDIAVHLTRGRGGADAHLTVVARDVHDITGGESVAPAAAMTDAVLGVLSREFAGLRCRSIDIGTDTGTDLRAGLRTPEALLAEAAAPTAAPVAFRHGRRWTRRFVPVTSAAGREEPSGRLRPGGVYLVTGGLGELGLLLADRLSRAVGAVLVLADRTPLPRPDEFDRWVAQHGPADPVSRKIEAVRAVERLGGTVTTASVDVTDVRAMRELVDATRLRFGRIDGWFHCAGAPRAGGGLGNARTDRGAWREHLAPAVRGALVLDEIFRDAPADFGVMMSSPASVPGGTGGAVHAAVDRFLDAQVSAADGLAGVSWRSSLPPEQAADVLDLVLGSGLPSRLTVSATDLERHVQVREQEQVREQVQEQGVRPEPVSPAPVVPARRPSGDELKATLAELWSEVLRTEVDRYDLSLFDLGGDELLAVRLARRIERELGVPLTGIDLLTHPTVDLLAARLDPERTTEPSRRRPGRRTGTT
- a CDS encoding condensation domain-containing protein translates to MTDYDVRKKLEAALRSRAGTARTGHPLSYAQRPLLMLHRMNPDSASYNVAFTARFTDGFDPTAFRGATQSLVGRHAALRTTFGRVGADRDDGAGRQTVHGWLEPDFAELDARDWTEQQLYDAVRGAHREPFDLTAGPLIRVRVYTGATGEAVVLLALHHVVCDFWSLGVIVSELEQLYLAEAERRPARLPAHNVPYSDFVSYQRDLIAGEKGGRARAYWHDQLSGPLEPAAWPRFELDPADAEEGGSIVFPLSAELARGVFALAQEEGVTPYAVLLTAFQVLVGRYTGQRDVLVGTPVAGRTDPALAECVGNFVNPVVLRADLRSAGSFREQLGRTRRTVVEALEHQDYPFELLVSELAPRRVDDRNPVFQAMFSYQKPSRYPALAGLYVADEGASPVPWAGLTATPFRLDQQDDQLELVLEVVHDGDRLVGLLKYRKSVFSPLAARQAADNYVALLTAALADPGRGVAELPMATEVEPGIDRPAAPTREAVGAVRRGEPGGPAPIVHERRVTAAWQQVLGREGIGPDDNFFDLGGNSMLLMQVHALLADESAETPLTVNEMFRYPTVTSLARRLGPAAATAGASPARGRATSRRAQLADGTARSARLRARERNRPGAQGGDDV